A window from Flavobacterium gyeonganense encodes these proteins:
- the ftsA gene encoding cell division protein FtsA, with translation MEKDNIAVGLDIGTTKIVAMIGKKNEYGKLEILGIGKSKSLGVARGVVNNITQTIQSIQQAILEAETNSGYKIKDVVVGIAGQHIRSIQHTDYISRNNPEEVIGEKDIQLLIDQVNKLAMLPGEEIIHVLPQEFKIDGQSEIKEPIGMYGGRLESSFHVVVGQASSIRNVGRCIQSSGIELSGLTLEPLASADAVLSQEEKEAGVALIDIGGGTTDLAIFKDGIIRHTAVIPFGGNVITEDIKEGCSIIEKQAELLKIKFGSAWPGENKDNEIVSIPGLRGREPKEISLKNLSKIIHARVVEIIEQVFAEIKAYGHEDPRKKLIAGIVLTGGGAQLKHIKQLVEYITGMDTRIGYPNEHLAGNSSEEISSPLFATAVGLVMNSIENSTQSAVRMEIVNEQPKVVYRNVPPVTQQRYEVEENYVERVETIQEPREVVTSGKVEAESTETKIRRSFFDRYVDKIKDFLDNAE, from the coding sequence ATGGAAAAAGATAACATTGCAGTAGGTCTAGATATTGGAACAACCAAGATAGTTGCCATGATAGGCAAGAAAAATGAATATGGGAAATTAGAAATCCTGGGCATTGGTAAATCCAAAAGTCTGGGTGTTGCGAGAGGCGTTGTAAATAACATCACCCAAACTATTCAATCGATTCAGCAAGCTATTCTTGAAGCCGAAACTAATTCAGGTTACAAAATAAAAGATGTTGTTGTGGGTATCGCCGGACAGCACATCAGAAGTATTCAGCATACCGATTACATAAGCCGTAATAATCCGGAAGAAGTAATTGGCGAAAAAGATATTCAGCTTTTAATCGATCAGGTTAATAAACTGGCTATGCTTCCGGGAGAAGAAATTATTCATGTTTTACCCCAGGAATTTAAAATCGACGGGCAGTCTGAAATAAAGGAACCAATAGGAATGTACGGTGGAAGACTGGAATCTAGTTTTCACGTAGTAGTGGGGCAGGCATCATCAATCCGAAATGTTGGCAGATGTATTCAGAGTTCAGGAATTGAATTATCAGGATTAACATTAGAACCGTTAGCTTCTGCAGACGCTGTTTTAAGTCAGGAAGAAAAAGAAGCTGGTGTTGCGCTTATCGATATCGGTGGGGGAACAACAGATTTAGCTATTTTTAAAGATGGAATCATTCGTCATACTGCTGTAATTCCTTTTGGAGGGAATGTAATTACAGAAGATATCAAGGAGGGATGTTCTATTATTGAAAAGCAGGCTGAGCTTTTAAAAATAAAATTCGGATCTGCCTGGCCGGGAGAAAATAAAGATAACGAAATTGTTTCTATTCCGGGATTAAGAGGAAGAGAACCCAAAGAGATTTCACTTAAAAATCTGTCCAAAATTATTCACGCTCGTGTGGTAGAAATAATCGAACAGGTTTTTGCTGAAATTAAAGCTTACGGACATGAAGATCCGCGTAAAAAATTAATTGCTGGAATTGTTCTTACTGGTGGCGGCGCACAGTTAAAACACATTAAGCAGTTGGTAGAATATATTACAGGTATGGATACCAGAATTGGATATCCAAACGAGCATTTAGCTGGTAACTCCAGCGAGGAAATTTCAAGTCCATTATTTGCAACTGCAGTTGGATTGGTTATGAACAGTATTGAGAATAGTACCCAAAGTGCTGTTAGAATGGAGATTGTAAATGAGCAGCCAAAAGTTGTTTATAGAAATGTTCCTCCGGTTACCCAACAGCGATACGAAGTAGAAGAAAACTACGTTGAAAGAGTAGAAACTATTCAGGAGCCAAGAGAAGTTGTGACTAGTGGCAAGGTTGAAGCAGAATCTACAGAAACTAAAATAAGAAGATCGTTTTTTGATCGATATGTTGATAAAATCAAAGATTTTTTAGACAACGCTGAATAA
- the murC gene encoding UDP-N-acetylmuramate--L-alanine ligase, with product MNLNQIQNVYFIGIGGIGMSALARYFKYIGKKVSGYDKTPSMLTNELIESGIDIHFEDNISLIPSDYYVENTLVIFTPAVPMTHSEWNYFIERQYQVKKRAEVLGIITKGTYSFAVAGTHGKTTTSSILGHILYESGADVTAFVGGIVENYNSNLIGNGKTVTVVEADEFDRSFLHLHPNIACITSMDADHLDIYGTSDAIEASFVEFASKVEDKNNLFITKELPLDGVQCAINEEAVYKAFNVRIEDGSYVFDVKTPSEIIKDLRFGLPGKHNLMNALMAIAMSKTFGTSTDAIVKALASFNGIRRRFSYQIKSENLVYIDDYAHHPTEINAVHQAVRELYPDRKVLAVFQPHLFSRTKDFVDGFAESLSQFDEVFLMDIYPARELPMEGVTSQWLLDKMTNSNKKIVAKEDLLAEIKANDAPIIVTIGAGDIGEMVPSIKAILNENI from the coding sequence ATGAATTTAAATCAAATACAAAACGTTTATTTTATTGGTATCGGAGGAATCGGAATGAGTGCCCTGGCCCGTTATTTTAAATATATCGGGAAAAAAGTTTCGGGTTATGATAAAACTCCTTCAATGCTTACAAATGAATTGATTGAAAGTGGTATTGATATTCATTTTGAAGATAATATTAGTTTGATTCCATCTGATTATTATGTAGAAAATACGCTGGTGATTTTTACACCGGCAGTTCCTATGACGCATTCAGAGTGGAATTACTTTATTGAAAGACAGTATCAGGTTAAAAAACGTGCAGAAGTTTTAGGTATTATTACTAAAGGAACGTATAGTTTTGCAGTAGCAGGAACACACGGAAAAACGACTACTTCTAGTATCTTGGGGCATATCTTGTATGAAAGTGGGGCAGATGTTACGGCATTTGTGGGCGGAATTGTTGAGAATTATAATTCAAATCTAATTGGCAACGGAAAAACAGTAACAGTTGTCGAAGCAGATGAATTTGACAGATCATTTTTACATCTACACCCCAATATTGCCTGCATAACATCTATGGATGCAGATCATTTGGATATTTACGGCACCAGTGATGCTATAGAAGCTTCTTTTGTAGAATTCGCCTCCAAAGTTGAAGATAAAAATAATCTCTTTATTACTAAAGAATTGCCCTTAGATGGAGTTCAGTGTGCGATTAATGAAGAAGCTGTTTACAAGGCCTTTAATGTTAGGATAGAAGATGGTAGTTACGTTTTTGATGTGAAAACACCATCAGAAATTATAAAGGATTTACGTTTTGGACTGCCAGGGAAGCATAATTTGATGAATGCATTGATGGCTATCGCAATGTCAAAAACTTTTGGAACATCAACAGATGCAATTGTAAAAGCGCTGGCTTCTTTTAACGGAATCAGAAGACGTTTTTCATATCAGATCAAATCTGAAAATTTAGTTTATATAGATGATTATGCGCATCATCCAACAGAAATAAATGCTGTACATCAGGCGGTTAGGGAGCTGTATCCAGATCGAAAAGTGCTGGCGGTTTTTCAGCCGCATTTATTCAGCAGGACGAAAGATTTTGTTGATGGATTTGCAGAAAGTTTGTCGCAGTTTGACGAAGTCTTTTTAATGGATATATATCCGGCAAGAGAGCTTCCGATGGAAGGAGTGACTTCTCAATGGCTGTTGGATAAAATGACTAATTCGAATAAAAAAATTGTTGCAAAAGAAGATTTACTGGCAGAAATTAAAGCGAATGATGCACCAATAATTGTAACAATCGGAGCTGGTGATATTGGAGAGATGGTACCATCAATTAAAGCAATTTTAAATGAAAATATTTAA
- the murG gene encoding undecaprenyldiphospho-muramoylpentapeptide beta-N-acetylglucosaminyltransferase, with the protein MTKYKFILSGGGTGGHIYPAIAIANELKLQFPDAEFLFVGAKDKMEMQKVPQAGYEIKGLWIAGLQRKLTLQNLMFPLKLASSLLESKRIIRQFKPNVVIGTGGFASGPLLQAAGSARIPTVIQEQNSFPGITNKLLSKKANAICVAYENLERFFPKEKIVLTGNPVRQDLIDIDTKRNEAIAFYGLDPNKKTLLVLGGSLGARRVNQLIEKELDNFLLQNVQVIWQCGKLYFEDYKKYNQQDVKVVDFIERMDFVYAAADVIISRAGASSVSELCIVGKPVIFIPSPNVAEDHQTKNAQAIVDAKGAILLRESELDSQFSIVFEALLKDEGKQNQLSGNIKKLARPNATKVIVDEIKKLL; encoded by the coding sequence ATGACAAAGTATAAATTCATACTAAGTGGCGGTGGAACAGGAGGACATATTTATCCTGCAATTGCCATTGCAAACGAATTAAAATTACAATTTCCTGATGCTGAATTCCTTTTTGTAGGTGCCAAAGATAAAATGGAAATGCAAAAAGTGCCTCAGGCTGGTTATGAGATAAAAGGGCTTTGGATTGCTGGTTTACAGCGAAAACTGACTTTGCAAAACCTGATGTTTCCATTAAAGTTAGCATCAAGTTTGTTAGAGTCAAAAAGAATTATCAGGCAATTTAAGCCTAATGTAGTTATTGGTACAGGCGGTTTTGCAAGCGGACCTTTATTGCAGGCAGCAGGCTCGGCCCGAATACCTACAGTAATTCAGGAACAAAATTCATTTCCTGGGATAACAAATAAGCTGCTGAGCAAAAAAGCAAATGCAATTTGTGTGGCTTATGAGAATTTAGAACGCTTTTTTCCAAAAGAAAAAATTGTTTTAACAGGAAATCCCGTTCGTCAGGATTTGATTGATATTGATACAAAACGTAATGAGGCTATTGCTTTTTATGGTTTAGATCCAAATAAAAAAACGCTGTTGGTTTTAGGTGGAAGTTTAGGTGCCAGAAGAGTTAATCAGCTAATCGAAAAAGAACTGGATAATTTTCTTTTGCAAAATGTACAGGTAATTTGGCAATGCGGAAAATTATATTTTGAGGATTATAAAAAATACAATCAGCAGGATGTAAAAGTAGTTGATTTCATTGAAAGAATGGATTTTGTTTACGCTGCTGCAGATGTGATTATTTCCCGGGCAGGGGCATCATCAGTTTCAGAATTATGCATTGTTGGAAAGCCGGTAATTTTTATACCGTCGCCAAATGTAGCAGAAGATCATCAGACCAAAAATGCTCAGGCAATAGTAGATGCAAAAGGCGCAATCTTATTGAGGGAATCAGAATTAGACAGTCAGTTTAGTATTGTTTTTGAAGCACTTTTAAAGGATGAGGGAAAACAAAATCAATTAAGCGGTAATATTAAAAAACTCGCCAGACCCAATGCTACAAAAGTAATTGTAGATGAAATTAAAAAATTGTTATAA
- a CDS encoding DUF4494 domain-containing protein, with product MSAIWYECKVKYRKTDDIGSQKVTTEPYLVDAISYTEAESRINEEMKAYVSEEFKITNIKVANYAEIHPFENADRWFKSKVSLIAFDEESGKERKTNMYILVQANDVKEAYDNTVAVMKNTMGDYTIPAISESPIMDVFPYFSGEEEDLELLERFNTLKASKPELVAAGESQEDYFETENE from the coding sequence ATGAGTGCAATTTGGTATGAATGCAAGGTAAAATATAGAAAAACTGATGATATTGGATCGCAAAAGGTCACAACAGAACCTTATTTAGTGGATGCAATATCTTATACGGAAGCTGAAAGCAGAATCAATGAAGAAATGAAAGCTTATGTGAGCGAAGAATTTAAAATCACAAACATAAAAGTGGCAAATTATGCAGAAATTCATCCGTTCGAAAATGCAGACCGTTGGTTTAAATCAAAAGTTTCTTTAATAGCTTTTGATGAAGAGAGCGGAAAAGAACGCAAAACCAACATGTATATACTGGTACAGGCTAATGATGTAAAAGAAGCTTATGATAATACTGTTGCGGTTATGAAAAATACTATGGGAGATTACACTATTCCCGCAATTTCAGAGTCGCCAATTATGGATGTTTTTCCTTATTTCAGTGGAGAAGAGGAAGATTTAGAACTATTAGAAAGATTCAATACGCTCAAGGCTTCAAAACCTGAATTAGTAGCTGCGGGAGAATCACAAGAAGATTATTTTGAAACTGAAAATGAATAA
- a CDS encoding GatB/YqeY domain-containing protein gives MSLQAQIMDEIKTAMKAKDTVALEALRAVKSELLLASTSSGSKEELTEDEEIKLLQRLVKTRKESARIFTEQNRPDLAEPELAQVAVIEKFLPAQLSEEEIEAVIAKIIAETGASGIASMGKVMGLASAQLGGTAEGKTISTIVKKLLS, from the coding sequence ATGAGTTTACAAGCACAAATCATGGATGAGATTAAAACCGCCATGAAAGCAAAAGATACGGTAGCTTTAGAAGCTTTAAGGGCAGTTAAGTCGGAATTATTATTAGCCTCAACATCATCAGGTTCTAAAGAAGAATTAACTGAGGATGAAGAGATAAAACTACTTCAGCGATTGGTAAAAACGCGTAAAGAGAGTGCCAGAATTTTTACTGAACAAAACCGTCCCGATTTAGCTGAACCTGAATTGGCTCAGGTTGCAGTAATTGAAAAGTTTTTGCCTGCTCAGTTAAGTGAAGAAGAAATAGAAGCTGTGATAGCAAAAATTATTGCTGAAACAGGAGCTTCAGGAATTGCTTCAATGGGTAAAGTAATGGGATTAGCATCTGCTCAACTGGGTGGAACTGCTGAAGGCAAAACCATTTCTACGATTGTTAAAAAATTACTTTCGTAA
- a CDS encoding DUF962 domain-containing protein, with product MKTLEQWFEEYAVSHQNPKNKAIHYVCVPAIYFSIVGLLMSIPSNLIANTLRLKTPIIENWAVAVLLFVLIFYIRLSVAMALKIALFSAICLIVNYYISQFVPLWLFSIGVFVIAWIGQFYGHNIEGKKPSFLKDLQFLLIGPAWVVENLFSGKQHS from the coding sequence ATGAAAACATTAGAACAATGGTTTGAAGAATACGCTGTTAGTCATCAGAATCCCAAAAATAAAGCCATACATTATGTGTGTGTACCGGCCATCTACTTTTCTATCGTAGGTTTACTCATGAGTATCCCAAGCAATTTAATTGCTAATACTTTACGACTCAAAACGCCAATAATCGAAAACTGGGCTGTAGCAGTATTACTTTTTGTACTGATTTTCTATATTCGGCTGTCTGTTGCTATGGCTTTAAAAATTGCCCTTTTTTCAGCTATTTGCCTGATTGTAAACTATTACATCTCGCAATTCGTTCCTTTATGGTTATTTTCAATTGGCGTTTTTGTAATTGCTTGGATTGGGCAATTTTACGGACATAATATTGAAGGGAAAAAACCTTCTTTCTTAAAAGACCTCCAGTTTTTACTAATTGGCCCGGCTTGGGTTGTGGAGAATTTGTTTTCAGGGAAGCAGCATTCATAA
- a CDS encoding cell division protein FtsQ/DivIB — MKIFNWTNIRLVFILGLVVFLYSFAQHRNGDRKLTKSEVIFVGENKLFVKPETVNKLLIENKRDASSIRKDELDLNKIEKSIDTQEMVEKSDVFVSIDGVLKARVKQRTPIARIYDGGTSFYIDYEGNKMPLSDNFTARVPLVSGTINKKNNEDLAALFRTIYDDAFLKKNIIAIEIMPNGSLKMFNRNYNYFIDFGRTMNVDQKFRNYKAFFQKAVLDSSLYKYNKIDLRFTEQVVCTK; from the coding sequence ATGAAAATATTTAATTGGACAAATATAAGATTAGTATTCATTTTAGGGCTTGTTGTCTTTCTATATTCGTTTGCCCAGCACCGAAACGGAGACAGAAAACTGACGAAATCGGAGGTTATTTTTGTAGGAGAGAACAAGCTTTTTGTGAAGCCTGAAACGGTTAATAAATTGTTGATAGAAAATAAAAGAGACGCTTCCAGTATCCGAAAAGATGAGTTAGATTTGAATAAAATAGAGAAAAGCATCGATACACAAGAGATGGTTGAGAAATCAGATGTTTTTGTAAGTATTGATGGAGTTCTTAAAGCGCGGGTAAAACAGAGAACACCAATAGCAAGAATTTATGATGGTGGAACCTCTTTCTATATTGACTATGAAGGAAATAAAATGCCTTTGTCAGACAATTTTACGGCGCGTGTTCCTCTTGTTTCGGGAACAATAAATAAAAAAAATAACGAAGATTTAGCTGCCCTATTTCGCACAATTTATGACGATGCGTTTTTGAAAAAAAACATCATTGCAATAGAAATTATGCCTAATGGTAGCTTAAAAATGTTTAATAGAAATTATAATTACTTCATTGATTTTGGAAGAACAATGAATGTGGATCAAAAATTCAGGAATTATAAAGCTTTTTTTCAAAAGGCTGTTTTAGATAGTTCGTTATATAAATATAATAAAATTGATCTGAGGTTTACGGAACAAGTAGTTTGCACAAAATAA
- the ftsZ gene encoding cell division protein FtsZ, translating into MMSNSEFGSISFDLPKNQSNVIKVIGVGGGGSNAINHMFQQGIKGVDFIVCNTDSQALQNSSVPNKIQLGVNLTEGLGAGANPDVGQQSAIESIADIEKMLDRNTKMVFITAGMGGGTGTGAAPVIAQLAKEREILTVGIVTIPFQFEGKVRQEQALLGIEKLRKQVDSLIVINNNKLREVYGNLGFKAGFSKADEVLATASRGIAEVITHHYTQNIDLRDAKTVLSNSGTAIMGSSVATGENRAKEAIVSALDSPLLNDNKITGAKNVLLLIVSGSDEITLDEIGEINDHIQAEAGYNANIIMGVGEDESLGEAIAVTIIATGFDVEQQNEIVNTEPKKIIHTLEDEQRSVHNLTNRPLASFDLNAETPIAKPEQKVVFDLMEDTNAPVIPTPITPVNVAPTMNQEELVVMSEFIKNLDVTFEIVSPITDIDFTISTPEVKTFEETQAPQRIFEKQEQTTFSFDLPLFRAEPEVKKEPVIEDNKILFELTNETRNIKVNEPVSFVPVTELSENGIIKYSLEEYMEVENDLIASKPVEKVIEDIIPEELNITLKPKTEFASEPDFSSASNVSPMELTIEETLRLRAEERRRKLKEFNYKFHNNVSRIDELEKEPAYKRLGIDLSNSQSNNTNSRISVGTDSNNDLQLRSNNSFLHDNVD; encoded by the coding sequence ATGATGAGCAACTCAGAATTTGGAAGCATTTCATTTGATTTACCAAAAAACCAATCAAATGTCATCAAAGTAATAGGCGTAGGAGGGGGCGGAAGTAACGCAATTAATCACATGTTCCAGCAAGGAATAAAAGGTGTAGATTTTATCGTTTGTAATACTGATTCGCAAGCATTACAAAATAGTTCTGTTCCAAACAAAATTCAATTAGGGGTGAATTTGACAGAAGGTCTTGGAGCGGGAGCTAATCCTGATGTAGGACAACAGTCTGCTATTGAAAGTATTGCTGATATCGAAAAAATGTTGGATCGTAATACCAAAATGGTATTTATTACCGCTGGTATGGGGGGTGGAACAGGTACGGGGGCTGCTCCGGTAATTGCGCAATTGGCAAAAGAGAGAGAAATTTTAACAGTTGGTATTGTAACAATTCCTTTTCAGTTTGAAGGTAAAGTGCGTCAGGAGCAAGCACTTTTAGGAATCGAAAAGCTGCGTAAACAAGTAGACTCGTTAATTGTAATCAATAATAATAAATTAAGGGAAGTATACGGAAATCTTGGTTTTAAAGCCGGATTCTCGAAAGCTGATGAAGTATTGGCAACGGCCTCAAGAGGTATTGCTGAAGTAATTACGCATCACTATACTCAAAATATCGATTTACGTGATGCTAAAACTGTTTTGTCAAATAGTGGAACAGCTATCATGGGATCTTCTGTAGCTACTGGCGAAAACAGGGCTAAAGAAGCTATTGTTTCAGCATTGGATTCTCCATTATTAAATGACAACAAAATCACAGGAGCCAAAAACGTATTGTTGCTTATCGTTTCTGGATCAGACGAAATTACGCTGGATGAAATTGGAGAAATCAATGATCATATTCAGGCAGAAGCAGGTTATAATGCCAATATTATCATGGGGGTTGGTGAAGACGAATCTCTGGGTGAAGCTATTGCTGTAACTATTATCGCAACTGGTTTTGATGTTGAACAACAAAACGAGATTGTAAATACTGAACCTAAAAAAATCATTCATACACTAGAAGATGAGCAAAGAAGTGTTCATAATCTAACAAACAGACCGCTTGCTTCTTTTGATTTAAATGCTGAAACGCCTATTGCAAAACCAGAGCAGAAAGTTGTTTTTGATTTGATGGAAGATACAAATGCTCCGGTAATACCTACTCCAATAACTCCAGTTAATGTTGCTCCAACTATGAATCAGGAAGAGTTAGTGGTAATGTCAGAGTTTATCAAAAATCTTGATGTAACTTTTGAAATTGTTTCGCCAATTACAGATATAGATTTTACAATTTCAACCCCGGAGGTAAAGACTTTTGAGGAAACACAAGCCCCGCAAAGAATTTTCGAGAAGCAGGAACAAACTACATTTTCATTTGATTTACCTCTTTTCAGAGCTGAACCAGAAGTAAAGAAAGAACCAGTTATAGAGGATAATAAAATTTTATTCGAACTGACAAATGAAACCCGTAACATAAAAGTTAATGAACCAGTTTCTTTTGTACCGGTTACAGAACTTTCTGAAAATGGAATTATAAAGTATTCGTTAGAAGAATATATGGAGGTGGAGAACGATTTAATCGCATCAAAACCGGTTGAAAAAGTGATAGAAGATATAATTCCTGAAGAATTAAATATCACATTGAAACCAAAAACTGAATTTGCCAGCGAACCTGATTTTTCATCAGCTTCAAATGTTTCTCCAATGGAATTGACAATTGAGGAAACGTTACGTCTAAGAGCTGAGGAGAGAAGAAGAAAACTAAAGGAATTCAATTATAAATTTCATAACAATGTTTCCAGAATTGATGAACTTGAAAAAGAACCGGCATATAAAAGATTAGGAATCGATTTGTCGAATTCACAATCAAATAACACCAATTCAAGAATTTCAGTTGGTACAGACAGTAATAATGATTTGCAATTACGTTCAAATAATTCGTTTTTGCACGACAACGTAGATTAG